From one Haloferax marinisediminis genomic stretch:
- the pan2 gene encoding proteasome-activating nucleotidase Pan2 yields MSRSPSLPERPHLDLDPDMSDAERLSALRQHVERMIEVNRQLDQRLQSADDRHAELVEEVEQMKARNEALKTASYYIATVEELTDDGVIIKQHGNNQEVLTDFAPNVDHSEIQPGDRVAINDSFAVQTLLDDETDARAQAMEVVESPTVTYDDIGGIDEQVREVREAVEQPLENPEMFEKVGIDPPSGVLLYGPPGTGKTMLAKAVANETNASFIKMAGSELVQKFIGEGARLVRDLFKLAAEREPVVIFIDEIDAVASKRTDSKTSGDAEVQRTMMQLLSEMDGFDDRGEIRIIAATNRFDMLDEAILRPGRFDRLIEVPKPAVEGRRRILDIHTRDMNVADDVDLDSLAEELDDYSGADIASLTTEAGMFAIRDERTEVTGADFEAAHEKLSNVEESGTGPISGFTDYQY; encoded by the coding sequence ATGTCACGGAGTCCATCTCTCCCAGAACGCCCTCATCTCGATCTGGACCCCGACATGTCGGATGCAGAGCGTCTCTCTGCGCTCCGTCAGCACGTCGAGCGTATGATCGAGGTCAACAGGCAACTCGACCAGCGTCTCCAGTCTGCGGACGACCGGCACGCTGAGTTGGTCGAGGAAGTCGAACAGATGAAAGCACGCAACGAGGCGCTGAAGACGGCCTCGTACTACATCGCCACCGTCGAAGAACTGACCGACGACGGCGTCATCATCAAACAACACGGCAACAATCAGGAGGTGTTGACTGACTTCGCACCCAACGTCGACCACTCCGAGATTCAACCTGGTGACCGTGTCGCCATCAACGACTCCTTTGCCGTCCAGACGCTTCTCGACGACGAGACCGACGCGCGGGCGCAGGCGATGGAAGTCGTGGAGTCGCCAACCGTCACCTACGACGACATCGGCGGCATCGACGAACAGGTCCGTGAGGTCCGCGAGGCGGTCGAACAACCACTCGAAAACCCCGAGATGTTCGAGAAGGTCGGCATCGACCCACCGTCTGGCGTGCTCCTCTACGGCCCGCCGGGCACCGGGAAGACGATGCTGGCGAAGGCCGTCGCCAACGAGACGAACGCCTCGTTCATCAAGATGGCCGGGTCTGAACTCGTCCAGAAGTTCATCGGCGAGGGTGCACGCCTCGTCCGCGACCTGTTCAAACTCGCGGCCGAACGCGAACCCGTCGTCATCTTCATCGACGAAATCGACGCCGTCGCGTCCAAGCGCACTGACTCGAAGACCTCCGGCGACGCCGAGGTCCAGCGGACGATGATGCAACTGCTCTCGGAGATGGACGGCTTCGACGACCGCGGCGAGATTCGCATCATCGCGGCGACCAACCGCTTCGACATGCTCGACGAGGCCATCCTCCGTCCCGGCCGATTCGACCGCCTCATCGAGGTGCCCAAACCGGCAGTCGAGGGTCGTCGCCGTATCCTCGACATCCACACCCGCGACATGAACGTCGCCGACGACGTGGACCTCGACTCACTCGCGGAGGAACTCGACGACTACTCCGGTGCCGACATCGCCTCGCTCACGACGGAAGCGGGGATGTTCGCCATCCGTGACGAACGGACCGAGGTCACCGGCGCTGACTTCGAAGCGGCCCACGAGAAGCTCTCGAACGTCGAGGAGTCCGGAACCGGCCCCATCTCCGGATTCACCGACTACCAGTACTGA
- a CDS encoding pyruvoyl-dependent arginine decarboxylase, with the protein MSTIRVVRGVGTAPTEMASYDAALAAANIHNYNLVAVSSVVPADATVETVDVAPDLGPAGNRLTVVQARETTSTPGEHIVAGLGWSTGPGAGLFYEASGTDDDDVRRAILAGLDAGRDLRDWEFDDEQVALTAAEHEGEGYTTVITVAAYGQSESIF; encoded by the coding sequence ATGAGCACGATTCGCGTCGTCCGCGGGGTCGGCACCGCCCCGACGGAGATGGCGTCGTACGACGCCGCCCTCGCTGCCGCTAATATTCACAACTACAATCTCGTCGCCGTCTCGTCGGTCGTCCCTGCGGACGCGACGGTCGAAACAGTCGACGTGGCTCCTGACCTCGGACCCGCTGGTAACCGGTTGACAGTCGTGCAAGCCCGTGAGACGACGTCGACGCCGGGTGAACACATCGTCGCCGGTCTCGGATGGAGCACCGGTCCCGGTGCGGGGCTGTTCTACGAGGCGTCCGGAACCGACGATGACGACGTTCGTCGGGCAATCCTCGCAGGACTCGACGCCGGTCGAGACCTCCGCGACTGGGAGTTCGACGACGAACAGGTCGCACTCACCGCAGCGGAACACGAAGGCGAGGGGTACACCACCGTCATCACCGTTGCCGCGTACGGCCAGAGCGAATCTATCTTCTGA
- a CDS encoding sensor histidine kinase, with amino-acid sequence MAIIYAVFGVLWFTASDLVVERLPNHLLYQTATGWVFVFVSAGLVYTLVEQSHVELTRASSRLESTNAHASVLHRILRHDIRNACTAILGYAELVEPRSGTHCGTDPVVAIRKRANRLVEVSEEVSLLRSVEQAEGSTVEVNLSCAVSDAVDDIRLEYPSVSISVSAPPELSVTVHPALPRSITELLDNAVVHADCESPTVGVTVRQVGDVASVAVTDDGPGIPEIDRKALVSGAETPLRHTTGVGLWLVRSIVEASGGSVDIQRLSSKGTSVVLYVPVTGT; translated from the coding sequence ATCGCGATTATCTATGCCGTCTTCGGGGTCCTGTGGTTCACCGCAAGTGACCTCGTGGTCGAACGACTCCCGAACCATCTTCTCTACCAGACGGCGACGGGATGGGTGTTCGTCTTCGTGTCTGCGGGACTCGTCTACACCCTCGTCGAGCAGAGTCACGTCGAACTCACCCGTGCGTCGTCACGACTCGAATCGACCAACGCGCACGCGAGCGTCCTCCATCGCATCCTCAGACACGACATCAGGAACGCCTGTACGGCGATATTGGGATATGCCGAACTCGTCGAACCACGTTCGGGCACGCACTGTGGCACCGACCCAGTCGTGGCGATTCGAAAGCGAGCGAATCGACTGGTCGAAGTGAGTGAGGAAGTGTCCTTGCTTCGGTCTGTCGAGCAGGCCGAAGGGAGTACCGTCGAAGTCAACCTCTCCTGTGCTGTTTCCGACGCCGTCGACGACATTCGACTGGAGTATCCGTCGGTGTCCATCTCGGTTTCGGCGCCACCAGAACTCTCTGTAACGGTCCACCCCGCGTTACCACGAAGCATCACAGAACTGCTCGACAATGCAGTCGTCCACGCAGACTGCGAGTCGCCAACCGTCGGAGTGACGGTGCGCCAAGTCGGGGATGTGGCCAGCGTGGCCGTCACAGACGACGGCCCGGGGATTCCGGAAATCGACCGCAAAGCACTGGTCTCGGGCGCAGAAACCCCGCTCAGACATACGACTGGCGTCGGACTCTGGTTGGTTCGTTCCATCGTCGAAGCGTCCGGTGGGTCGGTCGACATCCAGCGTCTGTCGTCGAAGGGAACGTCAGTCGTCCTGTACGTCCCCGTAACTGGTACGTAG
- a CDS encoding DUF5811 family protein: protein MNGNNPYAGAPGVTGAGQPSQGHELTVEQMDSLRRVVAGIVSQTESYLPEGFAVGSELSTGPNGPLATVAVHPPVGHPVSAGFSPDADELDAGLTDEDRDEVARGLAASAAFQVMSAVGDDITPAAR, encoded by the coding sequence ATGAACGGGAACAACCCATATGCGGGCGCTCCCGGCGTAACTGGTGCCGGTCAACCATCGCAGGGCCACGAACTGACGGTCGAACAGATGGACTCGCTCCGGCGAGTCGTCGCCGGCATCGTTTCTCAAACAGAATCGTACCTTCCCGAGGGCTTCGCCGTCGGGTCGGAACTCTCGACCGGACCGAACGGTCCGCTGGCGACTGTCGCGGTTCACCCGCCTGTCGGCCACCCCGTCAGCGCTGGCTTTTCGCCAGACGCCGACGAACTCGACGCGGGCCTCACCGACGAGGACCGTGACGAAGTCGCTCGTGGCCTCGCCGCCAGCGCGGCGTTTCAGGTGATGAGCGCCGTCGGTGACGACATCACACCCGCCGCCCGCTAA
- the infB gene encoding translation initiation factor IF-2 yields MSDTDSTSQSDTLRTPIVAVLGHVDHGKTSLLDKVRGSAVSDGEAGAITQHIGATAVPLETVSQMAGALVNPDDFDLPGLLFIDTPGHHSFSTLRSRGGALADIAILVVDVNDGFQPQTEEAIDILKRTGTPFIVAANKVDTTPGWNPQQGEPIQKSLEKQSKRAKSKLDESLYQLIGELSDKGFSSDFYWRVQNFQKNIGVVPVSALTGEGIPDLLGVLMGLSQRYMKDEMAIDVAGPGYGTVLEVKEERGFGATLDVVLYDGTIHAGDTIVVGGANEPIVTEVRALLQPRPNAEIRTEKRFDKVDEVRAAAGVKIAAPDLEGAMAGAPVRVVGDRDVDEVIREVEAELADIEVTTEEEGVVVKADTLGSLEAMANALQEAEVPILRAEVGDIAPRDVAVASTAREPEHKVILGFNVDVLSNAEDELDKNDVKLFEDDVIYQLIDEYEEFVDEMKRAQQETILDKIVRPCRFQILQDHTFRQSNPAVVGVEIMSGTIKNNMNVVKWEGNEPKRVGQLSGIQENGEDVSSARAGSRVSIAIDGPTVGRQIDEGDELWIELPEKHAKILEQELRDDIPVDELEALSGYLDKHRRRDPFWGK; encoded by the coding sequence ATGTCCGACACTGATTCGACATCACAATCCGATACGCTTCGCACACCCATCGTGGCCGTTCTCGGCCACGTCGACCACGGGAAGACTAGTCTTCTCGACAAGGTTCGCGGGTCCGCTGTCAGCGACGGTGAGGCAGGTGCCATCACCCAGCACATCGGCGCAACCGCGGTCCCCTTAGAGACCGTCTCGCAGATGGCCGGTGCCCTCGTCAACCCAGACGACTTCGACCTGCCGGGACTGCTCTTCATCGACACGCCGGGCCACCACTCGTTCAGTACCCTCCGCTCTCGCGGTGGTGCGCTCGCCGACATCGCAATCCTCGTGGTCGACGTAAACGACGGCTTCCAGCCACAGACCGAGGAAGCCATCGACATCCTCAAACGAACGGGAACGCCGTTCATCGTGGCCGCCAACAAGGTGGACACGACACCGGGATGGAACCCACAACAGGGTGAACCAATCCAGAAGTCGCTGGAGAAGCAGTCCAAGCGCGCGAAGTCCAAACTCGACGAGAGCCTCTACCAACTCATCGGTGAACTCTCCGACAAGGGCTTCTCGTCGGACTTCTACTGGCGCGTCCAGAACTTCCAGAAGAACATCGGTGTCGTCCCCGTCTCCGCACTGACTGGCGAGGGGATTCCGGACCTGCTCGGCGTCCTCATGGGCCTCTCGCAGCGGTACATGAAAGACGAGATGGCCATCGACGTGGCCGGCCCCGGCTACGGGACCGTCCTCGAAGTCAAAGAGGAACGTGGCTTCGGTGCCACCCTCGACGTGGTCCTCTACGACGGGACGATTCACGCGGGCGACACCATCGTCGTCGGCGGTGCGAACGAACCCATCGTGACCGAGGTCCGCGCACTCCTCCAACCCCGCCCGAACGCCGAGATTCGCACCGAAAAGCGGTTCGACAAGGTCGACGAAGTCCGCGCCGCGGCCGGTGTCAAAATCGCCGCGCCGGACCTCGAAGGCGCGATGGCCGGCGCACCAGTTCGTGTCGTCGGTGACCGCGACGTAGACGAGGTCATCCGCGAAGTCGAAGCCGAACTCGCGGATATCGAAGTCACCACCGAAGAAGAGGGCGTCGTCGTCAAAGCCGACACCCTCGGCAGTCTCGAAGCCATGGCGAACGCACTGCAAGAGGCCGAAGTCCCTATCCTCCGCGCCGAAGTCGGCGATATCGCCCCGCGTGACGTCGCCGTCGCCTCGACGGCCCGCGAACCCGAACACAAGGTCATCCTCGGCTTCAACGTGGACGTGCTCTCGAACGCCGAAGACGAACTCGACAAGAACGACGTCAAACTGTTCGAAGACGACGTCATCTACCAACTCATCGACGAGTACGAGGAGTTCGTCGACGAGATGAAGCGCGCCCAGCAGGAGACGATTCTCGACAAAATCGTCCGCCCGTGTCGCTTCCAGATTCTTCAGGACCACACGTTCCGGCAGTCCAACCCTGCTGTCGTCGGCGTCGAAATCATGTCCGGGACCATCAAGAACAACATGAACGTCGTGAAGTGGGAAGGCAACGAGCCGAAGCGCGTCGGCCAACTCTCGGGGATTCAGGAGAACGGTGAAGACGTGTCGAGCGCCCGGGCCGGGTCACGCGTCAGCATCGCCATCGACGGGCCCACCGTCGGCCGCCAAATCGACGAAGGCGACGAACTCTGGATAGAACTTCCCGAGAAGCACGCGAAGATTCTCGAACAGGAACTCCGTGACGACATTCCTGTCGACGAACTCGAAGCGCTCTCCGGCTATCTCGACAAGCACCGCCGTCGGGACCCCTTCTGGGGCAAGTAA
- a CDS encoding multicopper oxidase family protein — protein MDNKTTQKQKDSAGKTGLSRRTVLKGAAAVGLFSTLPWSVRRARAQATQTPLDFTGHKWQDPLPRPGVMTPDSRKGGVDHYEISMTEFQQQVLPSTMGDKPTTLWGYGGTYPAATIEARPDRPVSVKWMNELGTDWQGNSRGGEHLLSVDKRVHGADHGAPEIRTVVHLHGGVAAEQDDGYSEAWVTPEGKTTDDFAAIPDSPVAYKQTKEYPNRQEPGTLWYHDHALGITRLNVYAGLAGFYLLRDPVENSLPSDEYEIPILLQDRSFTSGGELQYPDGTDDSFEAEFWGDVPVVNGKAYPCLEVEPRKYRFRFLNGSNGRTFNLKFYNEDSESYDDAPVMEQIGVDLGFLDDVVTVGPGGMVPSLLLSGAERADVVVDFSDFEGEEFILDNGTGIPYAGEDFVPRGDDSIDVDMREMLKIKVTKPLSEPDNSIPSDQFLKVIGKKIDRYDFTPEVTDTDITRTFSLDSATLEVEEGVEYDSHFLDLSLWSDEDAVVDPELNTSETWEFVNTTGDSHPIHLHLVDMEVLERESFTWNDGTGDTYAQHAQDYINAYAEYLENGGMKPEKPDVKSYITPDAVTPPTPNNTVKKDTVLVNPNEMLRVKVDFTGFAGRFAWHCHILEHEDQEMMLPFEVVE, from the coding sequence ATGGACAACAAAACTACACAGAAACAGAAAGACTCGGCCGGGAAGACCGGCCTTTCCCGACGGACTGTACTGAAGGGTGCAGCCGCGGTGGGTCTATTCAGTACCCTACCGTGGAGTGTCAGACGTGCTCGTGCTCAGGCGACCCAAACACCGCTGGACTTCACCGGTCACAAGTGGCAGGACCCACTCCCGCGGCCCGGCGTGATGACGCCCGACAGCAGGAAGGGTGGTGTCGACCACTACGAGATATCGATGACCGAGTTCCAGCAGCAGGTGCTCCCCAGCACGATGGGAGACAAGCCGACCACGCTCTGGGGCTACGGTGGGACCTACCCGGCTGCGACGATCGAAGCGCGTCCCGACCGGCCTGTCTCGGTCAAGTGGATGAACGAACTCGGAACTGACTGGCAAGGAAACTCCCGCGGCGGGGAGCACCTGCTGAGCGTCGACAAGCGAGTGCACGGGGCCGACCACGGTGCGCCAGAGATTCGAACCGTCGTTCACCTGCACGGTGGCGTCGCGGCCGAACAGGACGACGGCTACTCCGAAGCGTGGGTGACTCCCGAGGGAAAGACCACCGACGACTTCGCCGCGATTCCCGACAGCCCCGTCGCCTACAAACAGACCAAAGAGTACCCGAACAGACAAGAACCGGGGACGCTGTGGTACCACGACCACGCCCTCGGCATCACCCGCCTGAACGTCTATGCCGGACTGGCCGGATTCTACCTTCTCCGCGACCCGGTCGAAAACAGCCTCCCGAGCGACGAGTACGAGATACCAATCCTCCTGCAGGACCGCTCCTTCACGAGCGGGGGAGAACTGCAGTACCCAGACGGAACCGACGACTCGTTCGAAGCAGAGTTCTGGGGCGACGTGCCCGTCGTCAACGGCAAGGCCTACCCGTGCCTCGAGGTCGAGCCCCGGAAGTACCGCTTCCGGTTCCTCAACGGGTCGAACGGCCGGACGTTCAACCTGAAGTTCTACAACGAAGACAGCGAGTCCTACGACGACGCCCCAGTGATGGAACAGATCGGCGTGGACCTTGGCTTCCTCGACGACGTGGTCACCGTTGGCCCCGGCGGGATGGTTCCGTCGCTACTCCTCTCGGGGGCAGAGCGGGCCGACGTCGTCGTCGACTTCAGCGACTTCGAAGGCGAGGAGTTCATCCTCGACAACGGCACGGGAATCCCGTACGCCGGCGAAGACTTCGTCCCACGCGGCGACGACAGTATCGACGTCGACATGCGTGAGATGCTGAAAATCAAGGTCACGAAGCCGCTCTCGGAGCCCGACAACAGCATCCCCTCCGACCAGTTCCTGAAAGTCATCGGAAAGAAAATCGACCGCTACGACTTCACGCCGGAGGTCACCGACACCGACATAACCCGGACGTTCTCGCTCGACAGCGCGACGCTAGAGGTCGAAGAGGGAGTCGAATACGACTCACACTTCCTCGACCTGTCGCTGTGGAGTGACGAAGACGCCGTGGTCGACCCAGAACTCAACACGTCCGAGACGTGGGAGTTCGTCAACACGACCGGTGACTCCCACCCGATTCACCTCCACCTCGTGGATATGGAGGTGCTGGAGCGAGAGTCGTTCACGTGGAACGATGGAACCGGAGATACCTACGCTCAACACGCACAGGACTACATCAACGCGTACGCCGAGTATCTCGAAAACGGTGGCATGAAGCCCGAAAAGCCCGACGTGAAAAGCTACATCACGCCGGATGCTGTGACTCCACCCACGCCGAACAATACGGTGAAAAAAGACACCGTTCTCGTCAACCCGAACGAGATGTTACGCGTCAAGGTCGACTTCACCGGATTCGCGGGCAGGTTCGCCTGGCACTGTCACATCCTCGAACACGAGGACCAAGAGATGATGCTGCCGTTCGAAGTCGTCGAGTAG
- a CDS encoding PRC-barrel domain-containing protein, whose translation MADILAENLSGKAVMGSDGTELGMLYNITMSLKSGELHDLLVQPNEELAPGRISFDRDERGRFRIPVNRVQAVKDYIVVQR comes from the coding sequence ATGGCCGACATACTCGCCGAGAACCTCTCCGGAAAGGCCGTCATGGGGTCGGATGGGACGGAACTCGGAATGCTGTACAACATCACGATGAGCCTGAAGTCGGGTGAACTCCACGACTTGCTCGTCCAACCCAACGAGGAACTCGCACCCGGGCGTATCTCGTTCGACCGTGACGAACGTGGTCGCTTCCGAATTCCGGTCAACCGCGTCCAGGCCGTCAAAGACTACATCGTCGTCCAACGATAG
- a CDS encoding NOB1 family endonuclease, giving the protein MRILDSSAFIHEYHTDDETASIPLVKEELTGEHAFRFDAQEGAGMYVHIPGQGTVDKVLRAAKETGDADVLSETDARLIAAAFELDAVLVTDDYAMQNVAERLNVTVEVIAQDGIAEQRNWKFQCQGCGREFDENKERCPICGMGLSRKNPA; this is encoded by the coding sequence ATGCGGATTCTCGACTCTTCTGCGTTCATCCACGAGTACCACACTGACGACGAGACGGCGTCGATTCCGCTCGTCAAAGAAGAACTCACTGGCGAGCACGCGTTCCGATTCGACGCGCAGGAAGGTGCCGGCATGTACGTCCACATCCCCGGACAGGGCACCGTGGACAAAGTGCTTCGGGCCGCCAAAGAGACGGGCGACGCGGACGTCCTCTCGGAGACTGACGCCCGCCTCATCGCCGCCGCGTTCGAACTCGATGCGGTTCTCGTCACCGACGACTACGCGATGCAGAACGTCGCCGAACGACTCAACGTCACCGTCGAAGTCATCGCACAGGACGGCATCGCAGAGCAGCGGAACTGGAAGTTCCAGTGTCAAGGCTGTGGCCGTGAGTTCGACGAGAACAAAGAGCGGTGTCCCATCTGCGGGATGGGTCTCTCGCGAAAGAACCCGGCGTAA